The following are encoded together in the Phocoena sinus isolate mPhoSin1 chromosome 11, mPhoSin1.pri, whole genome shotgun sequence genome:
- the SS18L2 gene encoding SS18-like protein 2 has translation MSVAFVPDWLRGKAEVNQETIQRLLEENDQLIRCIVEYQNKGRANECVQYQHVLHRNLIYLATIADANPTSASKAME, from the exons ATGTCGGTGGCCTTCGTGCCGGACTGGCTGAGAGGCAAGGCGGAAGTCAATCAGGAGACGATCCAGCGG CTCCTGGAGGAGAATGATCAGTTGATCCGCTGTATTGTGGAATATCAGAACAAAGGACGGGCGAATGAATGCGTCCA GTACCAGCATGTGTTACACAGAAATCTCATTTATTTGGCCACCATCGCAGACGCCAACCCAACCAGTGCTTCAAAAGCAATGGAATAA